The following proteins come from a genomic window of Chelmon rostratus isolate fCheRos1 chromosome 23, fCheRos1.pri, whole genome shotgun sequence:
- the kdm6ba gene encoding uncharacterized protein kdm6ba: MHHAVEQFGGRGTRDSFPLDGLNRGPWAPVGGRAWQPPARCSPGMNQHQLLSHLPPGPMGGLNHPYKFFSNGPMRGGEKLELPQPMLPGLQREQQRAPPHHHHLHLPPPHRASEQLGQLYESHLPPQGHPEHSLRLHNGGYAGSGGPPPNPHHPPSRPNQLLKFGGPQEQHAPRGPPLLGDEMWAQVQQQRGYPGKMLGGQLKRPGPPLGEHSVIQHTPPPSLHLPSRPAAEDCPSPSKRKKSSDQISHPGLQRFAGQTLLSQHQSSVHHLPPKPAFWNPVHKNNSTPWQPQASDRKNPPSQDFQDTNKHGMGSYTQKSSPASSTPSNLSPLPNSSPGSYNHGCAPQLQKDTFQPQAVNQQSPHSSYPSPSSKLRLAPPCQAMEPHGPHNQRGPHIGVQGGSQATSHTASTPTRGDRDQHLHAQTSPANPPATSNNSSSSVPYSHFQPHPGLVHQGPPPPPSPASTSVPQQQQNGPHEAWRYQSRPSSQSLESGIYRPPGLLPQRQQNHNQVVDSRVPGPSQHHHHVSPPLPPTSSTRTPVITPNLPITQASCSISGYTGSSRGMAGVSSLTTSPPAGCPVTIGSSNNRWQRGREPVPQSSTSGITSPTSQLDALLQPGCQRGQTATANQSHHHGLPRPQQQGSTKSQPMKGKTSYYAQAEVEQPPAFSSSSSLFSSGHSVITSRVSNPLPSSPTTYCAAPRSTVNSNRQPSNPALSSRLHHQPESASTQAYSQPQIHPPAPTSVSQSIEEALDKLDAELEGHMQAEERKKRDREERERKMREEERRKKEWELRQKRDEERKRKELERKEEERKKRELDRQEEERRRREWERQEQERRRKQEEERRRREAERLEEERKKREWERQEEEKKKREWEKKERERKRKEWERQEEERQKREAERQEEERKKRELQRQEEKKKQRELEKKRMEQKREEDLCSAKGKEQTAIENLERLLSGNTSPTPPPPRLSSVTAPPSGPSPPNSQASPPYPWLSRGGILPCPPGQTPTTTTPAERLRPPPLTPQTEYAREKQRQREMWGNNSGTTFSPSSTHSTSGMNQSVYPNKPPAMQAAPNQSKDSARERDSSQHSLPTLALREPPKLYQAFPRENLPPPPLSTTSTRGILNKQGTGHGLENASSCDADSDSAQFEEEPSELSTLLPDGLANIMAMLDESIKKEEEMYNSEKTGSTGLLDNFPPSVQPIKSYLCAPDLIPATKHQPNQEDFGSNPHASPPVLSRQGSLASPCSRTSSLNEEDEDYLKPFPNVPLNPKQSIDIGMGVGNTNYRHSDLAKLYGLPEQTKSEADEEDDEEDSETPSCSPPPQRPHLHQTGVNSMFKSLATVLESQKYAYRGGPFGRPPPSALVGVKYSSSLSLGPDICCQQQGGSPTSDTTNPPFSPAVPPVKSSPHLLEDKKLKIEDADVWRDDGETSEESVNSTKKESFATINPVRVVKEEQLLTTISESSLAELGKSCEVMLSKQSLPNKNSLDKPDGHGKVEDRHKSDKVKEHREKDRNREREKEKKRKHGHSHSSSRKHEDRKDKKKHREKREEMAFSSSSSSSSSSSSSSSSTHSSSSHKRHKDGKSHKEKKDRRILGDLNLQCKEGSEKNRSHYDTEKKKRKEASSASSTSEGKHAECSSEHKKGSESGSSLGSTDFLKLKALSDGPPKELKIRLIKVESGDRETFIASEVEEKRIPLEEISIKNTASEVIRSCKGARVKGKFRESYLLPAFSVKPIMTSEEPIPREKLNPPTPSIYLESKRDAFSPVLLQFCTDPKNPVTVIRGLAGSLRLNLGLFSTKSLVEANAEQAVEVRTQVQQPADENWDPSGTGQTWPCESSRSHTTIAKYAQYQASSFQESLQEEKGSDEEDEEDDDKEKKPSNSSDTPNKDSSKESSSAEQKPVGKIIKFGTNIDLSDPKRWKPQLQELQKLPAFMRVASSGNMLSHVGHTILGMNTVQLYMKVPGSRTPGHQENNNFCSVNINIGPGDCEWFSVHENYWHAISDFCEKHGVDYLTGSWWPVLEDLYNANIPVYRFIQRPGDLVWINAGTVHWVQAVGWCNNIAWNVGPLSAYQYQLALERFEWNEVKKVKSIVPMIHVSWNVARTVKITDPDTYKMIKHCLLQSIKHIQILRDQLVAEGKKLSYQSRVKDEPAYYCNECDVEVFNLLFVTSENSSRKTYVVHCEDCARQRNANLTNVVVLEQYRIEELMNTYDSFSLASSSR; encoded by the exons ATGCATCACGCAGTAGAGCAGTTTGGCGGGCGTGGCACACGGGATTCCTTCCCTCTGGACGGACTCAACCGGGGACCATGGGCTCCCGTGGGCGGCCGCGCCTGGCAGCCACCTGCCAG GTGTTCGCCTGGAATGAACCAACACCAACTCCTTTCCCATCTACCTCCTGGTCCTATGGGCGGACTGAATCATCCCTATAAATTCTTTAGCAATGG GCCCATGCGAGGAGGTGAAAAGCTTGAGCTCCCACAGCCTATGTTACCAggtctacagagggagcagcagagagctcctcctcatcatcatcatctgcatcTTCCACCTCCCCACAGAGCATCGGAGCAACTGGGTCAGCTGTATGAATCCCACCTCCCTCCTCAAGGACATCCTGAGCACTCACTTCGTCTCCATAATGGAGGCTATGCAGGCAGCGGCGGACCACCCCCCAACCCACATCATCCCCCTAGCAGGCCAAACCAACTGCTGAAG tTCGGGGGTCCTCAGGAGCAGCATGCTCCCAGGGGACCACCATTGCTGGGAGATGAGATGTGGGCTCAGGTGCAGCAG CAGAGAGGCTATCCAGGGAAGATGCTTGGGGGTCAGCTGAAGAGACCGGGCCCTCCATTGGGAGAGCACTCTGTTATCCAGCACACTCCTCCGCCATCACTGCACCTGCCTTCTCGCCCAGCTGCCGAGGACTGTCCCAGCCCCAGCAAGAGGAAAAAGAGTTCAGATCAG ATATCCCATCCTGGGCTGCAGCGTTTCGCTGGTCAGACTTTGTTATCTCAGCACCAGTCGTCGGTCCACCACCTCCCTCCAAAACCTGCCTTCTGGAATCCCGTTCACAAGAACAACAGCACTCCCTGGCAGCCCCAGGCTTCTGACCGCAAGAACCCTCCATCGCAGGACTTCCAG GATACCAACAAACATGGAATGGGCAGCTACACCCAAAAGTCCTCCCCTGCTTCTTCCACCCCTTCAAACCTCTCCCCTCTACCAAACTCCTCTCCAGGAAGCTACAACCATGGATGTGCTCCTCAGCTCCAGAAAGACACATTCCAACCTCAGGCTGTAAACCAGCAGTCCCCTCACTCCTCCTACCCCAGCCCCAGCTCCAAACTGAGGCTAGCTCCACCCTGCCAGGCCATGGAGCCACATGGTCCTCACAACCAGAGAGGCCCTCACATTGGGGTCCAAGGTGGCAGCCAAGCTACCTCTCACACTGCATCTACCCCAACTAGGGGAGACAGAGATCAACACCTACATGCCCAAACATCACCAGCAAACCCTCCTGCaaccagcaacaacagcagcagtagtgtGCCTTACAGCCACTTCCAGCCTCATCCAGGGCTGGTGCACCAGggtccccctcctccaccctctcctgcCAGCACCTCAGTACCTCAGCAACAGCAAAACGGGCCCCATGAGGCCTGGAGATACCAGAGCAGGCCCAGCAGTCAGTCCCTA GAGTCAGGCATCTACAGGCCTCCAGGACTGCTACCTCAGCGCCAGCAGAACCACAATCAGGTCGTGGATAGTCGGGTTCCAGGTCCCTCCCAGCATCACCATCATGTCAGCCCTCCTCTGCCCCCAACCAGCTCCACTCGAACACCTGTCATCACCCCCAATCTTCCCATAACACAGGCCTCCTGCTCCATCAGCGGCTATACAGGCAGCTCCAGAGGTATGGCTGGTGTCTCCTCGCTAACCACGTCACCCCCTGCTGGTTGCCCTGTGACCATTGGCAGCAGTAATAACAggtggcagagaggaagagagccaGTACCCCAATCCTCCACCAGTGGCATCACTAGCCCCACCTCTCAGCTAGATGCTCTTTTACAGCCAGGATGTCAGAGAGGCCAAACTGCTACTGCCAACCAGTCTCACCATCATGGGCTGCCCAGACCCCAACAGCAGGGATCCACCAAGTCCCAGCCCATGAAGGGGAAGACATCATACTATGCTCAGGCTGAAGTGGAGCAACCTCCTGCATTTTCCTCATCATCTTCTTTGTTCTCCTCAGGGCACAGTGTGATTACAAGCCGTGTTTCAAATCCTCTTCCTAGCTCTCCTACTACATACTGCGCAGCTCCTCGCTCCACTGTCAACTCTAACCGTCAGCCATCCAATCCAGCCCTGTCCTCCAGACTGCATCATCAGCCAGAATCTGCCTCAACACAGGCGTACTCTCAGCCCCAGATTCATCCACCAGCTCCGACCTCTGTCTCTCAGTCAATCGAAGAGGCCCTAGACAAGCTTGATGCAGAGCTAGAGGGTCACATGCAagctgaagagaggaaaaagagggacagagaggagcgagagagaaaaatgagagaagaggagaggcgGAAGAAAGAATGGGAGCTGAGACAAAAGCGTGatgaagaaaggaagaggaaagagctggaaaggaaggaggaggagaggaaaaagagagaactggatagacaggaggaggagaggagaaggagagaatgGGAGAGGCAGGaacaggagagaaggaggaaacaagaagaggagaggaggaggagagaagcggagaggctggaggaggagaggaaaaagagagaatgggagaggcaggaagaggagaagaaaaagagagaatgggAGAAGAAGGAGCgggaaaggaagaggaaagagtgGGAGAggcaagaggaagagaggcagaagagagaggcagagaggcaagaggaggagagaaagaagagagaactGCAGAGgcaagaagagaagaaaaaacaaagagagttggagaaaaagaggatggagcaaaagagggaggaggacctGTGCAGTGCAAAAGGCAAAGAACAGACTGCAATTGAAAATCTGGAGAGACTCCTCTCTGGTAACACTTCccccacacctccacctcctcgcCTGTCTTCTGTTACTGCACCTCCCTCGGGTCCATCACCCCCCAACTCCCAGGCTTCACCCCCCTACCCTTGGCTAAGCCGTGGTGGCATACTCCCCTGTCCACCAGGCCAAACACCCACCACCACTACTCCTGCAGAAAGGCTGCGGCCACCCCCCCTCACACCTCAGACTGAGTATgccagagaaaagcagaggcaAAGGGAGATGTGGGGCAACAACAGCGGAACGACTTTCAGTCCCTCATCAACACACAGTACCTCAGGGATGAATCAGTCGGTATACCCCAACAAGCCCCCGGCAATGCAAGCCGCACCCAACCAATCCAAAGACTCAGCtagggagagagacagcagccaaCACTCTCTCCCTACCTTGGCACTTAGAGAGCCCCCCAAACTGTATCAGGCTTTTCCCAGAGAAAACTTGCCACCCCCACCTCTATCTACCACTTCCACAAGGGGCATCCTCAACAAGCAGGGGACAGGACATGGTTTGGAAAATGCCAGCAGCTGCGATGCTGACTCTGACAGTGCTCAGTTTGAGGAAGAGCCCTCAGAGTTGTCCACATTGCTCCCTGATGGTCTGGCTAACATCATGGCCATGCTGGATGAATCCAtcaaaaaggaagaggagatgtATAACAGTGAAAAGACTGGGTCCACAGGTCTGCTTGACAACTTTCCTCCTAGTGTCCAGCCGATCAAGAGCTACCTGTGTGCCCCAGACCTCATTCCAGCAACAAAGCATCAGCCCAACCAGGAAGACTTTGGGTCCAATCCGCATGCTAGCCCTCCTGTGCTCAGCCGCCAAGGCTCTCTGGCATCCCCCTGCAGTCGAACATCGTCTCTtaatgaggaggatgaggactACCTTAAACCTTTTCCAAATGTACCTCTCAACCCTAAACAATCAATTGACATTGGAATGGGAGTAGGGAACACCAATTACCGCCACAGTGACCTGGCTAAACTTTACGGCCTCCCTGAGCAGACTAAAAGTGAGGCTGACGAGGAGGATGACGAAGAGGATTCTGAGACCCCCTCTTGTTCTCCACCACCCCAAAGACCCCACCTCCACCAAACGGGTGTAAACAGCATGTTCAAGTCCCTAGCAACTGTCCTAGAGAGCCAGAAGTATGCTTACCGTGGTGGGCCTTTTGGGAGACCCCCTCCATCAGCGCTGGTTGGGGTCAAATATTCATCTTCACTGTCACTGGGCCCTGACATCTGCTGCCAGCAGCAAGGCGGTTCTCCCACCTCAGATACAACCAATCCACCATTCAGTCCAGCTGTCCCACCTGTGAAGTCCTCTCCTCATCTGCTAGAGgacaagaaactgaaaatagaGGATGCTGATGTTTGGAGAGATGATGGAGAAACATCAGAGGAAAGCGTAAACTCTACCAAAAAGGAGAGTTTTGCTACCATAAATCCTGTCAGAGTGGTCAAGGAGGAGCAACTGCTGACCACCATCTCTGAGTCTTCTCTGGCAGAGCTGGGCAAGAGCTGCGAGGTCATGCTTAGTAAACAGTCACTTCCTAACAAGAATTCCCTTGATAAACCTGACGGCCATGGTAAAGTGGAGGACAGACACAAATCTGATAAAGTAaaggaacacagagagaaagacagaaacagagagagggagaaagaaaagaagaggaagcatGGTCACAGCCACAGTAGCAGCAGGAAGCATGAAGACaggaaagacaagaagaagcatagagaaaagagggaggagatggcTTTCTCCTCttcgtcgtcgtcgtcatcatcatcatcttcttcttcttcttctactcatTCCAGCTCCAGCCACAAGCGGCATAAGGATGGCAAGAGCCATAAGGAGAAGAAGGATCGCAGAATCCTTGGTGACCTCAACCTCCAGTGCAAGGAGGGCTCTGAGAAAAATCGGAGTCATTAtgacacagaaaagaagaaacgtAAAGAGGCATCCAGTGCCAGCTCCACCAGTGAAGGGAAGCATGCAGAATGTTCTTCTGAGCACAAAAAAGGCTCTGAATCTGGTTCTTCATTAGGTTCAACAGACTTCTTGAAACTGAAGGCCCTGTCAGATGGGCCACCCAAGGAACTAAAGATTCGCCTGATCAAAGTGGAGAGCGGGGACAGGGAGACGTTTATTGCCTCTgaggtggaggaaaagaggatCCCACTGGAGGAAATCAGCATCAAGAACACTGCCAGTGAAGTCATCAGGTCCTGCAA GGGAGCCAGAGTGAAAGGAAAGTTCAGAGAATCTTACTTGCTCCCAGCCTTCTCTGTCAAGCCCATCATGACCTCAGAGGAACCCATCCCTAGAGAGAAACTCAACCCTCCCACACCCAGCATCTAC TTGGAGAGTAAGAGAGATGCCTTCTcccctgtgctgctgcagttctgTACAGACCCCAAGAATCCTGTTACTGTCATAAGGGGCCTGGCTGGATCTCTTCGACTCA ACTTGGGGCTGTTTTCTACAAAGTCACTGGTGGAAGCCAATGCAGAGCAGGCAGTGGAAGTTAGGACTCAAGTGCAGCAGCCCGCTGATGAGAACTGGGACCCCAGTGGGACAGGTCAAACGTGGCCCTGTGAGAGCAGCCGCTCCCACACCACCATCGCCAAGTACGCCCAGTACCAGGCCTCTAGCTTCCAAGAGAGTCTGCAG GAGGAGAAGGGCAgcgatgaggaggatgaagaagatgatgacaAGGAGAAGAAGCCATCCAACAGTTCTGATACTCCCAACAAGGACAGCTCTAAAGAAAGTAGCAG tgCTGAGCAAAAACCAGTGGGAAAGATAATTAAATTTGGCACCAACATTGACCTCTCAGATCCCAAGAG GTGGAAGCCCCAGCTTCAGGAGTTACAGAAGCTGCCAGCATTTATGCGTGTAGCATCCAGTGGAAACATGCTGAGCCATGTCGGACACACCATCCTAGGCATGAACACTGTCCAGCTCTACATGAAGGTTCCAGGGAGCCGAACGCCAG GTCACCAGGAGAACAATAACTTTTGCTCTGTGAACATCAACATTGGCCCCGGAGACTGCGAGTGGTTCTCTGTCCATGAGAACTACTGGCATGCCATCAGTGACTTCTGTGAAAA GCACGGAGTAGACTACCTGACAGGATCCTGGTGGCCAGTGTTGGAGGACCTCTACAACGCCAACATCCCTGTGTACCGCTTCATCCAGCGACCTGGAGACTTGGTGTGGATCAACGCTGGAACTGTTCACTGGGTTCAGGCTGTTGGCTGGTGCAACAACATCGCCTGGAATGTCGGACCTCTCAGTG CTTACCAGTATCAGCTGGCCCTGGAGAGGTTTGAATGGAATGAAGTAAAGAAGGTGAAATCCATTGTCCCCATGATCCATGTGTCCTGGAATGTGGCCCGCACTGTCAAGATCACTGACCCAGACACCTACAAGATGAT